In Candidatus Binataceae bacterium, the genomic window AGACCGAACAGCGCGAGAAATTCACGCAGGTCGCTGTTGATCAGAACGATGGTGGTGCCGATGAATAATCCAACGAAGCCGACGTAGAATGCATAGTGCATCCACCCCCACGACTCGCGCACCACGTAGCCCTGACCAAACGCGTCGCGCAGGGCAAGAAAGACCCGCTGTGGAAGCTGGTCGAGGCGGTTCTCGGCGGTCCCCAGCCGGATCATCCTGAACCACTTGACCCCCGCCCATGCGTAGCAGGCGAACAGTACAACCAGCAGCGCGTACATCAGGACGATGAAAGGTACCGGGATGTTCCAGAGGATCTGTCGGGTGACGTGCTCGTTCATGTGGTGTCGGCCCGCAGGTCGCGGCGAATCGCCGTGCGCCTCGCCCGCGGTGCACAACAGAGGTTAAATCAGACCCGCGTGAGTGTTTTCAATAATAGACGGGTGAACCGTCTGCCCCCTTTGGGCCTGCTCCCGCTCGCGTCGCGAAGCGGGTAGGGTCAGGAGTGGGATCGCTCAAGGCTAGACTTTGAAGCGAATGTGAATAATATCGCCATCGCGCATCACGTAGTCTTTGCCCTCCAGCCGCAGTTTTCCCGCCTCCTTGACCTTGGCATCCGACTTGAGCACTGCGAAGTCTTCATAGCTGACCACTTCGGCGCGGATGAATCCGCGTGCGATGTCAGTATGAATTTCCGAGGCGGCTGCCAGCGCGGTTTCTCCGCGCCGCAGCGACCAACCATGTGCCTCTGGCTCGCCCGCGGTGTAGAAGGTTATCAACCCCAGATGCTCATACAGCGCCGTGATCAGACGATCGCGGGCCGGCGCCTCCAGGCCTGCTTCACGCAACATCTCGCTTTGTCCCGCCGCGTCGAGCTCCCATAGCTCCGACTCAAATGCGGCGGCCAGGCAGAACACTTCGAGGCCGCGCGCGTGGATGGCGTCGAGTTCGGCCTTCGTGAGTGCGGAGGCCGCAGCCTCCATCTCGCAGTTTACGACGGCGAGCGCCGGCTTGCGGGACAGAAAGCCGAAGCTCGCAAAGGTCTGCAACTCCTGCGACGAAAGCTCCATCAGCCGCAGGGGCTTTCCCTCTTCCAGCCACTTGATGACCTTCTCCAGCGCGGCTTTTTCAAAATCGCTCGCACTGCGATCCTTCTTGATCCGCTCCATCCGGCGCTCGGCCTGATCGAAATCGGCGAAGACCAGCTCACTCTCGATACTCTCGACCGTCGGCATGAGGTCCCGATTCAGCCCGCCAAATTGCGCGACCACGATGAGTAGCGCGTCGAGGTCGCGAATCAGCGGAATCAGGCTGACGTCGAGCGCGGCGCCCTCCTTCTGCTCTTTCGGATTGGGTGCAAAGTCGAGCACGGTAAGCTCGACCGGAACCTTCTTTTTGGACCCGTAGGTCGTTTCCAGAAAATCCAGCCGTGGATCGGCTACCTTGATCTGTCCCGGCCGCGCGCGAGCTTTGCCTTCCGCCGTTCCCGGAATCGGCGTCAATCCCGTCAGCGCGTGAAAGACCGTCGATTTGCCTGCCCCGCGCGCACCGATAATCCCGGTCTTCAAGCCTAAACCACCTCGAAACACGGAAGTCTACACGGTTCGAAGATCACAGGCGAAGCGTCCGAGCGCGGGGCGTTGGCCCTCTTTGCCAGAGATAACTGGTTCAGGGATAAGATCGCGCCCATGCCGATGAACGAGATCTTTCTTCGCCCAGTCGAGGGATTGTCGCTTTCGGTGCGTACGTCTCACGGATTGCGAAGCGCCGATATCAAATATGTTGGCGAGCTGGTGCAGTGCACTGAACAGGAACTGCTGGAGATCAGGAACTTTGGCCACAAGTCGCTCAATGAGATCAAAGCGATCCTCGCTGACTTGGGATTGTCTCTTGGGATGCGGCTCGACAATTAACGCCGCGCTTCGACCTTCAAATCGAACCAATGCCGAGCGCGGAGCACCAAGGTCTCGATGGACTCACGGCGGCAGAGGCTTACCCTGCGGGAACCGGTTCGCGAGCCTTCCTTTAGGGCGAGGAGGCAGTCGCGCGTTGCACGCCCAACGAGCACGACCATTTCTCCAATTTCGCTCGGCCGCGATAAGCTTCACTTGATGCCATCTGCTGTGGCCCACGCGATCATTGGCACTGCCGGTCACATCGACCACGGCAAGACCGCGCTCATTCGCGCGCTCACCGGTCAGGAGACCGATCGTCTCAAGGAAGAGCAAGAGCGCGGAATTTCAATCGATCTCGGGTTCGCCTTTTTCACACTGCCCGACGGTACCCGCGCGGGAGTTATCGACGTTCCCGGGCACGAGCGGTTCATTCGCAATATGCTCGCCGGTGCCCATGGAATCGATCTGGTCCTGTTTACTGTGGCTGCCGACGATGGCGTCATGCCGCAGAGCGAGGAGCATCTCGACATCCTCCACCTGCTCGGCGTGAGCCGCGGCATCTTCGTGGTCACCAAGGCCGACCTGGTAAATGCGGATCGACTCAAGGAAGTACGCGACGAAATCGAGCTGCTGGCGGACGGTACCCAGCTGGCTGCCGCACCGACCATCGCGGTCTCGTCGCTTACCGGCGCAGGACTCGAGGAACTTCGCAGCGAGATGGCACGTCAGCTGGTTGGCTTCGATGCGCGCCGCGCAACCGGGGTCTTTCGCTTGCCGTTAGACCGCGCCTTTGCGATCAAGGGCCACGGCACCATTGTAACCGGCACCGCGATGGGCGCGGAGGTCCGCGTCGGGCAGAAGTTGCGCGTCCTGCCGGGCGGCGAAGAGGTCCGCGTGCGTGGGGTCCAGGTCCATTCAGAGTCGGTACCGAGCGCCGGACGTTGCCAGCGGGTGGCGCTGAACCTTGCCGGGCCGGAGCGGATGGAACTCCGGCGCGGGCATGTGCTGGCGGATGAGCGGTTGGACTTCACCACCTCGCGCTTCGACGCGTGGCTGGAAATTCGTCCCGCCGCCAAGCGCCCGCTCAAGAACCATTCGCGCCTGCGCCTGTTTGTCGGGACCAGCGAGATTCTGGGTCGCGTGATTCTGCTTGAGGAGCGCGACGAGTTGCCGCCCAAGGAACGCGGGCTGGTGCAAATCGTTACCGAACAACCGGCGGTGCTTTTATTCGGCGATCGGTTTGTCATTCGCGATGAAACCAATGTCCGCACCCTGGGCGGAGGAGTCGTCCTGAACCCGATCGCGCGCCGC contains:
- a CDS encoding DNA-directed RNA polymerase subunit alpha C-terminal domain-containing protein, with translation MPMNEIFLRPVEGLSLSVRTSHGLRSADIKYVGELVQCTEQELLEIRNFGHKSLNEIKAILADLGLSLGMRLDN
- the selB gene encoding selenocysteine-specific translation elongation factor — encoded protein: MPSAVAHAIIGTAGHIDHGKTALIRALTGQETDRLKEEQERGISIDLGFAFFTLPDGTRAGVIDVPGHERFIRNMLAGAHGIDLVLFTVAADDGVMPQSEEHLDILHLLGVSRGIFVVTKADLVNADRLKEVRDEIELLADGTQLAAAPTIAVSSLTGAGLEELRSEMARQLVGFDARRATGVFRLPLDRAFAIKGHGTIVTGTAMGAEVRVGQKLRVLPGGEEVRVRGVQVHSESVPSAGRCQRVALNLAGPERMELRRGHVLADERLDFTTSRFDAWLEIRPAAKRPLKNHSRLRLFVGTSEILGRVILLEERDELPPKERGLVQIVTEQPAVLLFGDRFVIRDETNVRTLGGGVVLNPIARRSRKPLAEYRDRLTTIRGSQGAEAVEALLNLQESLALPTGRLACLMNRPLAEIEGVVSDARFIKLSMGDEEGFTTRSKWEEIKKFTLATLDAHHQGAPLSAGLEMESLRTRLPYEVSARAFRAIIDRIGREAEIVREESLLRLKSHKVKLGGDAGELGARVEEALSRAEFQPPDLKQLAEQLGLTPRAAAQLRTVLAAMEREGRVVKIATELYFGRTALDAARRRLVEYLGTHTEITAATYRDLLGASRKFAIALLDHFDHSGVTTRVGDQRRLRARMG
- a CDS encoding DUF933 domain-containing protein, with amino-acid sequence MKTGIIGARGAGKSTVFHALTGLTPIPGTAEGKARARPGQIKVADPRLDFLETTYGSKKKVPVELTVLDFAPNPKEQKEGAALDVSLIPLIRDLDALLIVVAQFGGLNRDLMPTVESIESELVFADFDQAERRMERIKKDRSASDFEKAALEKVIKWLEEGKPLRLMELSSQELQTFASFGFLSRKPALAVVNCEMEAAASALTKAELDAIHARGLEVFCLAAAFESELWELDAAGQSEMLREAGLEAPARDRLITALYEHLGLITFYTAGEPEAHGWSLRRGETALAAASEIHTDIARGFIRAEVVSYEDFAVLKSDAKVKEAGKLRLEGKDYVMRDGDIIHIRFKV